Below is a window of Pseudomonas sp. B21-040 DNA.
TGACTCAGGTCGGCATGCCCCAACCGCCCTCGCAACGCGGCCCATACGTCATGCAGGACACCTTTGGGCGAAACCGGGAAGAAACGGCGTTTCAGACGACCGCTGAACAGGTTGATGGCCAGATAAATCAGGCCGTTGATGGCGAGAAACCACATCGCCGCGAAGTGCCATTGCAGGGCGCCCCCCAGCCAGCCGCCGAGCGTGATCGATTTGGGAAAGCTGAAATCGTAAATGGGCGATGCGTTGTAGATCCGCCAGCCGCTGGTGACCATGACCAGAACCGCCAGGGCGTTCAGCCAATGGGTCAGCCGCAGCCAGCGCGGATGGCTGCTGATACGGGGTGAAGCAGATAGCTGCGACATGTCCGGCTCCCGGCAGTTGATCGATGGGGCCGAGTATGTGAGCGGACAGATCGCCAAATCCTCACGTAAAGTTAAATTAAACGTGATAACTCTCGACGCGTTGCCACGCGCCTTACCCTGCAATTGTGGTTAAAATGCCGCCCCCTCAAATTGCCGACCCTGCCCGATGAACCCAGACGCGCTCGCCACCCTCCACGCCCATTTGCTGACGGCCCTGGCAACGCCCCCCGCAGAAACCCGCCGTTTGTTCCACGGCCGTGGCCGCCGCTGGCCGGGCCTGGAGCAGTTGACCGTCGACTGGCTTCAGGGCGTGGTGCTGGTCGCCCTGTTCAAAGAGCCGGAAGCGTCGCAGCTCGAAGACTTGAAACAACGCCTGATGCTGATCACGCAGTCGCCCGAGTGGCAGCAATCCGGCGCGCATACCTTGTTGCTGCAACATCGCTACCTGCTGCAAAGCACCACCGAGTGGCTGCTGGGGGACGTGATCGATGAAATGACCATCACCGAGGGTGGCTTGCGTTACCGTGTGGACCTGGGGCGCAAACAGAACACCGGCCTGTTTCTCGACATGCGCTACGGCCGCGACTGGGTGCGGGCCAATGCCGACGGCAAGCGTGTGTTGAACCTGTTTGCCTACACCTGCGGTTTTTCGGTCGCGGCCATCGAGGGCGGCGCCGAGCACGTGGTCAATCTGGACATGTCCAGCCCGGCCTTGAGCCGTGGGCGCGACAATCACCGGCTCAACGGGCACGATTTGAGCAAGGTCAGCTTTCTCGGCCACGACCTGTTCAAGTCCTGGGGCAAGGTGATTGGCAAAGGTCCGTATGACCTGGTGATCATCGACCCGCCGTCCTTTCAGAAAGGCAGTTTTTTGCTGACCAAGGATTACCAGCGCGTATTGCGCCGCTTGCCGGAGCTGCTCGGCCCGCAGGGCACGGTGCTGGCCTGCATGAACGACCCGGCGTTCGGCCCGGACTTCCTCATCGATGGCGTCATGCGGGAAGCGCCGAGCCTGCGTTTTGAACAGCGGCTGGACAATCCACCGGAATTTCCGGATGCCGATGAGGCCTGCGGATTGAAGGCGTTGGTGTTCAAGTTGGGCGAGTAAACCGCCGGTATCAACGCGGCTGCAGCACCAACGCAAACAACTCGCCGTGACCATTCA
It encodes the following:
- a CDS encoding class I SAM-dependent methyltransferase; translated protein: MNPDALATLHAHLLTALATPPAETRRLFHGRGRRWPGLEQLTVDWLQGVVLVALFKEPEASQLEDLKQRLMLITQSPEWQQSGAHTLLLQHRYLLQSTTEWLLGDVIDEMTITEGGLRYRVDLGRKQNTGLFLDMRYGRDWVRANADGKRVLNLFAYTCGFSVAAIEGGAEHVVNLDMSSPALSRGRDNHRLNGHDLSKVSFLGHDLFKSWGKVIGKGPYDLVIIDPPSFQKGSFLLTKDYQRVLRRLPELLGPQGTVLACMNDPAFGPDFLIDGVMREAPSLRFEQRLDNPPEFPDADEACGLKALVFKLGE
- a CDS encoding cytochrome b/b6 domain-containing protein — translated: MSQLSASPRISSHPRWLRLTHWLNALAVLVMVTSGWRIYNASPIYDFSFPKSITLGGWLGGALQWHFAAMWFLAINGLIYLAINLFSGRLKRRFFPVSPKGVLHDVWAALRGRLGHADLSHYNQVQRLAYLFVMVDIMLLVISGLVLWKSVQFPLLRELMAGYEGARRVHFFAMALLVAFVAVHLVMVALVPKTLWAMIVGRKESV